Below is a window of Electrophorus electricus isolate fEleEle1 chromosome 1, fEleEle1.pri, whole genome shotgun sequence DNA.
GCGaactgggggtggggttaaagGCTTTACATTACTAACCCTAACAGCAACAAGTCAAATTTGGGCAGTAAAGGACCACTGAGCATATGTGGCCATACTGTGGTCGCACTGGGCCCTGTGGTTGTTTCAAAATATTGGTTGTGTGGTCACCTTTCTCCACCACTGTAGTCTCTGGCGCGTCCAGTAGTCCAGCCACTGGGAAGAGGTGCGAGGGGAGCAGAACCACACCAGACAGGCCTCCGTCACCTCAGAGGAGCTATCAAACGACAAAAATTAAATTGGCTTCATGTACGGCTCATAATTTATACGTGTTCCCATGCCGGTGTCTTCAGACCCAGATTAAACCTAAGACTACGGTGACAAATCATTTGTAATGGTGATTCACTATTTGCAGTGCATCTTAGTTCAAGACTACACTTAATCCAGGTCTGAGAAGCCCTTAATGGGCTTTCATGTAAAACTTAAACCCTACTAAAAAGAACAATATATGTAAACAGTAACCACCTCTATCATATATAATCTACTatgttcaatgttttttttttgttgttgttgttcttaatTGTGCACTCTGTACTTTAATATTCACACTGACCATTGCGAGAAAGGGACAGTCAAGCATGCTATGGCTTATCATAATGAAAATTAGTAAAGTAATAATACGAAAAGCTGAGGCCTCACCAACCAACTGCATCTGAATCTGCTGTTTCTGGCTGGTAGCACAAGCCAGTTTGTGCCAGGCCAAACGGCAGCTTCCTGTTCACGAGCTCCATGGATGGGACATAGCGCTCCAGAGCACCTGCGGTTTGGAGAGCCAATGACAGACAGTTAAAGCCAACAGCGTGTGCTAGAATTGCTTTAAAGTGTACATGCTAAAGTTTAAAAGGGACACCGATGTCAACTACTGGAGAGATCTCTGTACCTGTTTCTTACTCAAGCATTGCTACCCAATATACTGACCCCAGTCTCCTGAACATGCAGAGTCTGGTTTTACTGCATCAGAAATTTGAAATCAGTAAGTACATGCCCAGGatgtttgttggttggttgcAATAAAGACCTCTGGCCATCATCTCCCACTGAGGTATACAGTTTCATTTCTAAAATAACAATGCTTTACTAGGAATTAAAAGTACCTGCAGATGCTTACTGATCTAAGACcagttttgcatttttcattacaaACTGGTTTAAAACTTTACAAAGCGGTTCCAACACGTCGTTGCATCTTCGTCCAGGGACGAGGCACACCCACCTTGGAGAAGGCTTGTCCGAAAAAACTCCTTGTGCTGGAGAATCTGGCGGAGTCTTTCCGCCAGATGCTCTTCCGTCAAACCCGTTTGGCTGTGCATATCACGGACAGCATCACCCTGGATCATCTTCACCGCGGCCCCATCCATGGAGCTGTGCAGTGTACTGATGCCAAACACCTGCGCCCTTGACCGCACCACTGAAGTCCACCACTGCTCCAACACGTTCTGCTTAAGATCCAAGCCCAGGGGTCCATACCCGCAACCTCTACCCTTCTTAAGGGACGCACTGTGGATTGCACCGGGAGCAATGTAATAGTGGCGACCGCAGAGCTGCAGCAGCATGCTCGCTGGATCTGCTACGTCGTTGCTGGTCCCTTCGCTGTAGTGAGAGAGAACGGTACGTCGGTAGTGCTGAGGTAACCTTAGCAGTTCATGCAGGAATGAGACAGTTACAGTCTCTCGCCTAAGGAGACTTAATCGCCTTCTTATACAATAAGTAACGATCATCCTGGAATTCGATAGTGACTTTACTGTATCCAATgcggttagctagctaatcgCTATACTATAATATAATACCGTGCCTCTGCGGACATGCATGAGCCAAGAAATACGTTTTTAACGTCAATGCATATTTCGAGCTTGAGAAAATAAAGTCTCCACTACCAGTGACAATGTGCCCGAAAGCTCGAGCGGAATGTACCACTGGATAATTCAAAGTTCTTACGGGGGAAGAGAACACGTGCACACCATGATCTCGGAAGTACTTTCAACCATTTTGCATCACATAAACTACCCAGTTTGGTTAGTTCGGATTACACTTCACTGTTACATGTAACTGCACTCATTACGTTTTACCCCTTAAATCCATTCGTTCTCGAAAGGTACTAGATTTACTAAAtctatttctaaaataaaattaaagtgtcCCTTTCTTGTTGAAGCAATATTAAGGTTCAAATGAATCGGCTACCCAATTAATTCGTGTtactatttatatttcaaattaaaagtcGCCCTCGAACGTACCACTAAGTCATTAAATGAACCAAACAACAGAAATCAggttttttttgcctcttttaTTTTAAGGGTCCATGCATAGTCCTCTTTTCAGATTTCTAAACATTAACATATAAATCaaaaaaagtgcatttcctagtaaaaaataaattactgaGGAAtgtaacaaaaaagaaagagaaaaaaaacttaatGACGTTCAGCTGTCTTCAAGATCACTTACGCTGTGTTTTAACAGGCTGGGTGCTCTAATGAGCATACCGCCAACCTCACTGTAAGCAAAATAAACAGTACAAATGGataacaatactactactaatacgaataataataataataatagtaataacagtaatagtagtaataataataataataataataataataataatgacttctatctttgtgtgtctgcagcctTAGTTTACTGAGGGAATGCAGGGGGCATTGGATAGGGTACCATTGGCTGGGGGGGCTGTTGGTGAGGCTGAGGGGGTTGAGGGGGGTTAAAGGGGAACGGTGGGTGGCTCATTCCATTCTGGGCTGGAGCTTGGTTTCCTTGGAATGGCTGGTTCTGGAAGTTCTGATTCCCAAATGCATTCGGTGGGTTCCCCCCGCTGCCATAGGTGGCCTGGCCGTTGGCGCCGTAGCCGTTACTGGTGTAGTTACCGCCGCTACCGTTTGCTTTGTTGTAGTTGTTGCCGGCATTGTAACTGCCGTTTTGCACCTTGGGTCCACTACCGTATGCCCTGTCAGCATCTCTATCCCTATAGCTACCGAAATCTCTCCTACCCCCACTGGAGTACCGGTCCCGACGGTCGTCCTTGTAGCCTCCCCGACCGCCCCTGGAACGACCTGCAGGACAAAAAGAAACGTGACGAGCGAGGTCAATTTAACTGCACAAACAGATCAAAGAAATACAACTTGACACTGTTAAGATCATACACTACCCTCATCACTGCTTCAAGTACATGAACAGCAACCAGTCAATCCCAACATGAGCTCAGACTAGTAATTTGCCCTTAAACAGAGCCTTTGCCAGACTGCTGGAGATTCAAAACATGGGTAGTCTCACCTCCTCGGTCCTCTGCCATCTGCAAGAGCTTGGGGTTGATGGCCTGGTTGGCTTCGCGGAGGACAGAGATGAGGTCGCCCGCCTGCTTCATGTTGTTTGGCGTAAAGAAGGTGTAGGCCGTACCCGTTTTCTGACTGCGGGCCGTGCGGCCAATTCGGTGGATATAGTCCTCAGACGAGTTAGGGTAGTCATAATTGATGACAAATTTCACATCCTCCACATCTGAAAAGTATTGCAGTGTGGCAAAAAAGCGCGGATGCGcagacaatatttttttttttgcacaccaCAACAGCCACACCAGAGAGAGACAAGTTAGCAGAAATGCcgcaaa
It encodes the following:
- the polg2 gene encoding DNA polymerase subunit gamma-2, mitochondrial isoform X2, translated to MIVTYCIRRRLSLLRRETVTVSFLHELLRLPQHYRRTVLSHYSEGTSNDVADPASMLLQLCGRHYYIAPGAIHSASLKKGRGCGYGPLGLDLKQNVLEQWWTSVVRSRAQVFGISTLHSSMDGAAVKMIQGDAVRDMHSQTGLTEEHLAERLRQILQHKEFFRTSLLQGALERYVPSMELVNRKLPFGLAQTGLCYQPETADSDAVGCSSEVTEACLVWFCSPRTSSQWLDYWTRQRLQWWRKFALGPSDFSVRNVSGEDLRQGIPYGVEVLYQFPWGTEVLETLWNLGDTELLNTHQHSKAQLQCKDGRKVVLPHVIAVTANMDRGVLAYLSNSLQHVQKMDNKQRLHQRKVLKLHPVLAPVKVALDMARGPTSELRQYKCI
- the polg2 gene encoding DNA polymerase subunit gamma-2, mitochondrial isoform X1, yielding MIVTYCIRRRLSLLRRETVTVSFLHELLRLPQHYRRTVLSHYSEGTSNDVADPASMLLQLCGRHYYIAPGAIHSASLKKGRGCGYGPLGLDLKQNVLEQWWTSVVRSRAQVFGISTLHSSMDGAAVKMIQGDAVRDMHSQTGLTEEHLAERLRQILQHKEFFRTSLLQGALERYVPSMELVNRKLPFGLAQTGLCYQPETADSDAVGCSSEVTEACLVWFCSPRTSSQWLDYWTRQRLQWWRKFALGPSDFSVRNVSGEDLRQGIPYGVEVLYQFPWGTEVLETLWNLGDTELLNTHQHSKAQLQCKDGRKVVLPHVIAVTANMDRGVLAYLSNSLQHVQKMDNKQRLHQRKVLKLHPVLAPVKVALDMARGPTSELRQVCEGLLQEFLEVGISAWPGYMDTIASMERQHAKYDEMGVLFVLTISESTLETGLLQVRNRDTTIRETMHISEIKPFFLKYISAAGKV